The following nucleotide sequence is from Salmo salar chromosome ssa08, Ssal_v3.1, whole genome shotgun sequence.
GATGCCCAGCCGAAGACCACGCCCGCGAAACACAGACACTCCACCAGTCCTGTGGCCAGGGTCAGCCTGTAGCGCaaccccacccctccccctcGCATCCCAGCATCCTCGCTGATTAAcggactgactgcctgactggctgactagctaCCTGCCTGGCTGACTGAGTACTTGCTCTGACTGGCTTGCTGGCTGACCGACCGATAGCTACCTACCTGGCTGACTGACTCCCTGCTCTGACTCTGGCTGGCTGCCTGTTTAACTGTCACTCAAAGGACTGTTCTTGTTGTCTTATTAATGTGAGGTTAATGGGTGACTGTATTCAAAGAGACCCCTTTTCCTAACCTCTGACTTTTCTATACGCCCTCCctcactctttctttccctcgctctttctctccctcgctctctccctctttcctataTCCCTCTTGATACTTGCTTTGAGTGTTTGAGAGCGACTGGCTGAAAAGTATCTGTATCACTAGAAAGAAGTGCTGGGTGGGAGAGATAAGGTGTGGCATTCCAATTCAAACTGCACTTATCAGAAAATATACTGGTTAACTCCCCTTCTTTTCAATCAATGGCTGTTAGAGATAACACGTTTTATGACAGGGTTCAAACACCTAAGActtgaagtggtagtggtggccaTAGTAGAAATAATAGCAGTAGCATTTGAGTTCATAGCACACCAACATGAGTTGTCATAATAGTAGGCCTAGTGGTTAAACCCAGGAGGAGTGTGGACGTTTCTCAACCTGCAGTGGAAACTGATGAATGATTGCTCAAATAGCCCCTCTGTCTGCAGATGtgtttctcttcctctttctttctaACTTCCTCTCCTTTCAGCCCTTCCTTTTGTTCTACTTTGTGTTTATTTCCCTCTCTTTTCTTCAGTGTGTAACTCATGACTTTTGTTCATTCCTTTGTTGCCATTTCATAAATGATCCTGTCATCTGCTTTGAGAGAGAGGCTATTGTTCATCTTCCCCCTAAAATATACAAGTGAAGAGGCATCACAACACGTGTCAGGTGTAATAATGCAGTAACAATTAATAATCATACATAGTGCCCATCAAACACTTTAAGGATAAATCATTATAATACAAGGTCGGAAATCGGAATAATACAGCCTAGGGACTATGGCTACGGTCTAATGCGTAATAAATCCGCTAATGGTATGAGAATGCGTACTGAGCTGTTGCCTACATTGCAGTGCGGAAGACTACAACAGATACAGTACACTCGCCCTATAACGGTAATCCACATTAGATTAGCTACAGACTAATCTGCCATGCGGTCATTGCATTACTGTGTTTTCTTTGCGCGCAATCTGTAGTATGGTGCCAAAACGCCTCAAAATAGACAGTAAAATAGTTCGGTTATAGCGGGACGTTGGCCAGTGTACGACACCGTGCTGTcataaaacaataaaaacatgTATGGCTATGGTAGAGCAACTTTTATGACAATATTTACACTGGCCACAGTCCAACCATGCAGCAATAATCATAAATCGTACGCTATGAAAACTATGCCATAGCCTATACATTCAGATATTAGCCTATATACCAGCCACTCACCTTGTTTAATGATCCCACTTAGTTTAATGTCGATCCTCTTGTTGATTTGTGGTGGAACGCTAAACAGAGACTACGCGCAGGCGCCGCGATGTGCCTGTCCATTCGCGGTCTGTCTTTCCACCCGCACGCGACGCAAACGTTGGCCAGGCATTGGGGACTAGGCTAAATGGCCATGTTGGAACCATGGTCATGGACCAAAATATATCTGAGTGGTGAGTTGTCTCCAGTTGCTTATatctaattataaactgggtggtagAGCCCTGAGTGCTAATGGTATATCATACCCCATGGTATATCAGATATATACcaggggtatgacaaaacatttgtttttcctGCTATAATTACActtgtaaccagtttataatagcaataaggcacctcgggggtttgtagtatatgaccaatataccacggctaagggctgtgtccagacactccatgttgtgttgtgcttaagaacagcccttagccttggccatataccacaccccctcaggccttattactTAAATATATACTCTAAAAGTAGGCCTAGCTACTGACAGCTGTGTGGGATTTCTGATGATAATGTAATTAATTGTAAAATGGAAATACAAACTTGGAATATGATTTGACAGCAATAATAAAATACATCTTCTGGAATGAAAAAGTAACTTGACCAATGAAAGCAGCCATCTCAACCATCAGCATTTTACTCAGAAACTGCCTAGCAACACAGCAGGCGACAATAAAGGCCAATCCACAGAACAGATGTCTACTGTATGTATTGAACTCTTGAATTTATGTGGAATCACCCTTTTTAAAACTGGTCCAAGTCTTTCCACATAAAACTTTAGATCATATGTAAAACAAGAAGTCAattacgtcacacacacacatcaattacgtcacacacacacacacacacacacacacacacacacacacacacacacacacacacagggcacttCCATCACGTGTGTGTCTTCATGTGAGCTCGGAGGTGTGCGCCATGGGAGAAGTGGCGTCCACATAGTGCGCAGGCGAAGGGTCGGACCCCGTGTGCAGCAGTTCATGCCTCCTCAGGTGACTGGGTCTGATGAAGCTCCGCCCACACACGGAGCAGTGATGCGTCCTCTCTCTCGTGTGGTTGAGGGCATGCCGCTTAAGGCAGCTGATGTAGGGGAAACCCCTTCCCACAATGTTTGCAGACgaacctcccctccttctctttaCTGAGGGGAGCTCGAGTTCTGACAGTCCCACCATTTCCTCTTTGGTCTCCATGGTGACCAGGCATGACGGTGACGGAGTGTTTCCCCGGGAACGATGCGTAATCGTCTGTGGTCGTTGTCGAGGAGGAAGTGTGTTCTTGTAGTTGGTTTTCTGACGAGTAGGTGAAAAATAGACCAGAGGTGTCTGTGTAGCCACCGTACCCCAGGTTCAGTGCTGCATACTCGGGGTACGTTTGGCCCAGATCCCCCTGGTCGACCTCCAGGCCTGGTTCTCCTCCCGGTAGTGGGTTGAGGTCTGGACATGggctctctggctccctcttgaggCGGATCTCCTCCACTACTACAGGCTGGTCCAGGTCCAGGCAGTGAGAGCTGCTACTGAGGTCATGTTCCAGAGTTCCATGTTCCAGTTCTAAGTGTTCTATAGTTCTATATTCCAGTTCTAGGTGTTCCATAGTTCTATGTTCCACTTCTAAGTTGTGTTCCATAGAGTCAGTGAGTTCATCTCTACCCCCTGGTGTGGTACTCTGGAACCCCCAGTCCTCCTCAAAACGGCTCTGATCAGTGGGATGCGGTTGCCGGGCGACCAGTGAAGTGGTGGAATGCTCAGGAGCTTACATGCAGGAGAGGGGACAACACAGAATAGAGAACAGAAGGcaatgtcatcatcatcatcatcactatcaccaccaccaccaccaccatcatgtaATATTGCATTTTGCTGGCTGGATATTTGAACTTAGCCTCCCTCCCTTCATTTAagttctttccttctctctcagtAGCCAGGTTTCCATACCATATCACATGACTCCAAAGTTTACCTCGATAATGACGGTTataatatcaatatttgcgcatagaGGCGTTTCAAtctccatttctcgcataattcattttacagacAAAACGGTCCCACCGTGTCgaatgaacaaatgatctgttGGCATTTAgaaaattgtaccgaaacttcctgtttctaTCACAGCTGTCGTGATAAAAAAAATGTTCGGTATGACTTTCCTTgtataaaaactgtggatggaaacgtggtttgtCTCTCTCACCGTTCATCCTCAGTTCATTTGGAGCACCACATTCCCCTGGGCcgtcctcctccagtctctcttGTTTGATGGTAACTGGTTCAGCCGTCCTGTCTGTTACAGTGGTCTGTGAACGGACAGACGGGACATACGGTGATAGTGTGATCAATGCATTGTTAATGGGAGGCGAATTACATATACACTTACTTGTACGTATGCCTGTGAAATGCATTAATACTTTTATCCTATACTTATCCTATTCTAGCCTATTATAGAGAATGTTTTATCAGTCCTTATTATTATACCATATAATTCAGCTGAAAATAATATCAATGCCATGCCAACGATTAACTATTTTACTGCTGATAAAACAAAAAAGTGTAATGTGTAGCGGTTACACTACCTCGTCCGTCCTTAGTCCTACCCGCGCCGCGGGTCCATTACTCCACCCGCTGCTGCATCCCTGCTGCGTAAAGACTCGGTCGGGCTTTTGTTCTCTGTTGGTTTCTGCATGGAAAGAGAAGGGGCCACATTACTTAATTTTCGACTGTCGATTTAAAAGCACCAAGCATTTAAAATGAAATATATAAACACGTACGGGGCGTGTGGTGCGGTAGGGAACCCCCGTTCCAAAGTCTCTCGCGCAGCACAGTGCCAACTCCGTCCCCGACGTGTTCAATCGTAGATGTCCTTTTCCGGTGCCGGTTTTCAACTACTTTCAGCTTTTTCATCAGGATTTCGTTATCGTGTTTTTTCCGTGACAGTTCCCCTCGTAAAAACGCGGAGTACTCGTCCACTAGTTTGGTTATCTCCGCCATGGCGGCGGTGGATAGAGCTTCCATGATGGACGACAACTGCGTCTGAAACATTACGGTCTCCGACATTCTAGCTAgaatagcctagctagctagatattgATAATGGCAATCTTTAAAGGGAAAAATTACGATGTTGATTTTTAATATGTTTAAACACTGTGGCCTGTAAGTGGACACTTGGTTGGGTAGTTTAAACCCCAGATCATAGCGGTTTACAAATCCCTGTTCCTGTGTCTACAATAATAACAATGCAACATGACGTGatgacgtctcattcaatttaccGTAAGTACATGAGAGAGTTGCATAACCATTTGGGGGCGCATGCTGAGAACTGCTCTACAGGCTGGCCTATAAATAAATAagttaaatacaatttaaaaatatatatattttattttaattttttttaattgtatttattcaactaggcaagtcagttaagaacaaattcttatttacaatgacggcctaccccgggcaaaccctcccctaacccagaggacgctgggtcaattgtgcatcgccctatgggactcccgatcacggccggttgtgatacagcccgggatcaaaccagggtctgtagtgacgcctctagcactgagatgcagtgccttagaccgctgcgccacttgggagccacaTATATAACCCATTGTGATTGATATTTTGACCATTCAAAC
It contains:
- the LOC123744218 gene encoding uncharacterized protein — protein: MSETVMFQTQLSSIMEALSTAAMAEITKLVDEYSAFLRGELSRKKHDNEILMKKLKVVENRHRKRTSTIEHVGDGVGTVLRERLWNGGSLPHHTPQTNREQKPDRVFTQQGCSSGWSNGPAARVGLRTDETTVTDRTAEPVTIKQERLEEDGPGECGAPNELRMNAPEHSTTSLVARQPHPTDQSRFEEDWGFQSTTPGGRDELTDSMEHNLEVEHRTMEHLELEYRTIEHLELEHGTLEHDLSSSSHCLDLDQPVVVEEIRLKREPESPCPDLNPLPGGEPGLEVDQGDLGQTYPEYAALNLGYGGYTDTSGLFFTYSSENQLQEHTSSSTTTTDDYASFPGKHSVTVMPGHHGDQRGNGGTVRTRAPLSKEKEGRFVCKHCGKGFPLHQLP